In the Perca flavescens isolate YP-PL-M2 chromosome 20, PFLA_1.0, whole genome shotgun sequence genome, one interval contains:
- the dpysl5a gene encoding dihydropyrimidinase-related protein 5a: MSSSSAMVRILIKGGKVVNDDCTQEADVYIENGIIQQVGKELMIPGGAKVIDASGKLVLPGGIDTSVHLEESFMNATTADDFYSGTKAALAGGTTMVIAHILPEKNESLLEAYETCRSSADSKACCDYALHMGVTWWGPKVRAEMEKLVREHGVNSFQMFMAYKDMFMLRDSELFQALQHCKDIGAIARVHAENGELVAEGAKEALDLGISGPEGIEISRPEELEAEATHRAITIANRAHCPIYLVNVSSMPAGDVVATAKMQGKVVHGETTTAHAVLNGMQYYHQDWAHAAAHVTVPPLRLDPNTPSFLMSLLGNDTLNVVASDHRPFTIKQRAMGKDDFTKIPHGLPGIQDRMSVIWEKGVIGGKMDENRFVAVTSSNAAKIYNLYPRKGRIIPGADADVVVWDPEGSKTISVDNQVQGGDVNLYEGLRCHGVPLVTISRGRLVYENGMFTCAEGSGKFCPLRTFPDYLYKKMVQREKCQAVKAVEREPYTGDVVPVLNSGKRDFGVSDLDTPTRPCTRHGGVRDLQESSFSLSGAQIDDKIPKRSSARILAPPGGRSSGIW; the protein is encoded by the exons ATGTCTTCCAGCTCAGCAATGGTGCGGATCCTGATAAAAGGCGGCAAGGTGGTGAACGACGACTGCACCCAGGAGGCCGACGTCTACATCGAGAATGGCATCATCCAGCAGGTGGGGAAGGAGCTGATGATCCCAGGTGGAGCCAAAGTGATCGACGCCTCGGGAAAACTAGTCCTCCCCGGGGGTATTGACACCAGTGTCCACCTGGAGGAGAGCTTCATGAATGCCACCACGGCAGATGACTTCTACAGCGGCACCAAG GCTGCTCTAGCTGGCGGTACAACCATGGTGATCGCACACATTCTGCCAGAGAAGAATGAGTCTTTGCTGGAAGCCTACGAGACGTGCCGCAGCTCGGCAGACTCCAAAGCCTGCTGTGACTACGCTCTGCACATGGGAGTTACTTGGTGGGGACCCAAG GTGCGAGCTGAGATGGAGAAGCTGGTGAGGGAGCACGGAGTGAATTCCTTTCAGATGTTCATGGCCTATAAGGACATGTTCATGCTGAGGGACAGCGAGCTCTTCCAGGCTCTGCAGCACTGTAAGGACATCGGAGCTATAGCACGAGTCCATGCTGAAAATGGGGAACTGGTGGCAGAG GGTGCAAAAGAAGCATTGGACCTGGGCATTAGTGGCCCAGAGGGGATTGAAATCAGCAGGCCTGAAGAG TTGGAAGCAGAGGCAACTCACAGGGCAATCACCATCGCCAACAGG GCCCACTGCCCGATCTATCTCGTCAATGTGTCCAGTATGCCTGCAGGAGATGTAGTGGCCACAGCCAAGATGCAGG GTAAGGTGGTCCACGGTGAAACAACCACAGCCCACGCTGTGCTCAACGGTATGCAGTATTATCACCAGGACTGGGCCCATGCTGCTGCCCATGTTACCGTGCCTCCTCTCCGCCTGGACCCCAATACTCCCAGTTTCCTAATGAGCCTGCTGGGAAA TGACACTCTGAATGTTGTGGCGTCCGACCACCGTCCATTCACCATCAAACAGAGAGCCATGGGCAAGGATGATTTCACAAAGATCCCCCACGGGCTTCCTGGTATTCAGGATCGCATGAGCGTCATCTGGGAGAAAGGAGTG ATTGGGGGAAAGATGGATGAGAATCGCTTTGTTGCAGTCACGAGCTCAAACGCGGCAAAGATCTACAACCTCTACCCGAGGAAAGGAAGGATCATCCCAGGAGCAGATGCTGATGTGGTGGTTTGGGACCCCGAGGGATCCAA gACCATTTCTGTGGATAACCAGGTCCAGGGAGGAGATGTAAACCTGTATGAAGGTCTCCGCTGTCATGGTGTACCCCTGGTCACCATCAGCCGTGGCCGTCTGGTCTATGAAAATGGCATGTTCACGTGTGCTGAGGGCTCTGGGAAGTTTTGCCCCCTGAGGACCTTCCCAGATTACCTCTACAAGAAGATGGTTCAGAGGGAAAAG TGCCAGGCTGTGAAAGCTGTTGAGCGGGAGCCCTACACAGGGGATGTGGTTCCGGTGCTCAACTCAGGAAAGAGGGACTTTGGGGTTTCAGATCTGGACACTCCGACACGTCCCTGCACCCGGCACGGGGGCGTGAGGGACCTCCAAGAGTCCAGCTTCAGCCTGTCTG GTGCCCAGATCGATGACAAGATTCCAAAGAGATCCTCGGCCAGGATCCTCGCTCCTCCTGGAGGGAGATCCAGCGGGATCTGGTAA